The following proteins are encoded in a genomic region of Streptococcus constellatus subsp. constellatus:
- the cas2 gene encoding CRISPR-associated endonuclease Cas2: protein MMVLVTYDVNTETSAGRKRLRHVAKLCVDYGQRVQNSVFECSVTPAEFVEIKNKLLTIIDQESDSIRFYLLGKNWQNRVETLGRNDSYDPDVGILLL, encoded by the coding sequence ATGATGGTTTTAGTAACTTATGATGTCAATACGGAAACTTCCGCAGGCAGGAAACGTCTGAGGCATGTCGCAAAACTTTGTGTTGATTATGGTCAGCGTGTGCAAAATTCCGTTTTTGAATGCTCAGTAACTCCGGCTGAATTTGTAGAAATAAAAAATAAACTGTTGACAATCATTGACCAAGAATCAGATAGTATACGATTTTACTTGCTTGGTAAAAATTGGCAAAATCGTGTAGAAACCCTTGGTCGAAATGACAGTTATGACCCTGATGTCGGGATATTACTTTTATAA
- the cysK gene encoding cysteine synthase A, which yields MAKIYRNITELIGNTPIVKLNRLVPEGAADVYVKLEAFNPGSSVKDRIALSMIETAEQEGLIQPGATIVEATSGNTGIGLSWVGAAKGYKVVIVMPETMSVERRKIIQAYGAELVLTPGSEGMQGAIAKAEEIAKERNGWLPLQFNNPANPEIHEKITGAEIIAAFGKKGLDAFVGGVGTGGTISGVSHALKKVNPDIQVYAVEADESAILSGEEPGPHKIQGISAGFIPETLDTQAYDSIVRVTSNQALELGRRIGGQEGFLVGISSAAAIYAALEVAKKLGTGKKILALAPDNGERYLSTDLYNVEV from the coding sequence ATGGCAAAAATTTATCGTAACATTACAGAACTCATTGGAAATACTCCTATCGTGAAATTAAACAGACTTGTTCCAGAAGGTGCTGCTGATGTCTATGTCAAATTAGAAGCTTTTAATCCAGGCTCATCTGTCAAAGACCGCATTGCTCTCAGCATGATTGAGACTGCTGAGCAAGAGGGCTTGATTCAACCAGGTGCAACCATTGTCGAAGCAACCAGTGGAAATACCGGAATTGGTTTGTCTTGGGTTGGTGCTGCAAAAGGTTATAAGGTTGTTATTGTCATGCCAGAAACTATGAGTGTTGAACGTCGCAAAATTATCCAAGCTTATGGTGCAGAATTAGTATTAACTCCCGGAAGCGAAGGAATGCAGGGAGCGATTGCCAAAGCTGAAGAAATTGCTAAAGAACGAAACGGCTGGCTACCACTTCAGTTTAACAACCCAGCTAATCCAGAAATACACGAAAAAATAACAGGAGCAGAAATTATTGCTGCTTTCGGTAAGAAAGGTTTGGATGCCTTTGTCGGAGGAGTTGGCACAGGTGGTACCATTTCTGGTGTTTCTCATGCTCTCAAAAAAGTCAATCCAGATATACAAGTTTATGCAGTTGAAGCCGATGAGTCCGCTATCCTGTCCGGTGAGGAGCCTGGGCCTCACAAGATTCAGGGTATTTCTGCTGGTTTTATCCCAGAAACACTAGACACTCAAGCTTACGACAGTATTGTTCGCGTTACTTCTAATCAAGCACTTGAACTTGGACGTCGTATCGGTGGACAAGAAGGTTTTCTGGTAGGTATTTCTTCTGCTGCAGCTATTTATGCTGCACTTGAAGTAGCCAAAAAACTAGGAACAGGTAAAAAAATTCTAGCTCTTGCTCCAGATAATGGCGAACGCTATTTATCAACAGATCTTTATAATGTTGAAGTTTAA
- a CDS encoding YigZ family protein produces the protein MEFRTIKEDGQVQEEIKKSRFICHIKRVTTENEARNFIQAVKKEHYKATHNCSAFILGERSEMKRSSDDGEPSGTAGVPMLGVLENHQLTNVCAVVTRYFGGIKLGAGGLIRAYSSNVALAIKEIGIVHIKEQLGLRIALSYSQYQELPNFLKANHLQEQDTSFTEQVQTTIFVDKDDKDSVIEELIELFNGKIDITDQGLRKVEVPISLS, from the coding sequence ATGGAGTTTAGAACAATCAAAGAGGACGGACAAGTCCAAGAAGAAATCAAAAAATCGCGCTTTATTTGTCACATCAAGCGTGTAACAACAGAGAACGAAGCACGAAATTTTATTCAGGCTGTCAAAAAAGAACACTACAAAGCTACTCATAACTGCTCTGCCTTTATATTAGGAGAGCGGAGTGAAATGAAGCGAAGTAGTGATGATGGAGAACCAAGTGGGACTGCTGGTGTACCTATGTTAGGCGTTTTAGAAAATCATCAACTAACTAATGTCTGTGCTGTCGTGACACGCTATTTTGGTGGTATCAAGCTAGGGGCAGGAGGTCTTATTCGGGCGTATAGCAGCAACGTTGCTTTAGCTATCAAAGAAATCGGGATCGTCCATATAAAAGAACAACTTGGACTGAGGATCGCTCTCTCTTACAGTCAATATCAAGAATTACCCAATTTTCTTAAAGCTAACCATTTACAAGAACAAGATACATCCTTTACAGAACAAGTCCAAACGACCATTTTTGTTGATAAAGATGATAAGGACAGCGTTATAGAGGAGTTGATTGAGTTGTTTAATGGAAAAATCGACATTACTGACCAGGGATTGCGGAAAGTTGAAGTTCCCATTTCTTTATCCTAA
- a CDS encoding DEAD/DEAH box helicase, whose product MIELQDCLGRMFTKAQLPAELQLYAQTLPAMKEEKGKLCCNRCGQAVDKERHQLPIGAYYCRSCLILGRVRSDEELYYFPQEEFPKADVLKWQGTLTEFQAKVSQRLVEAVAKRKDSLVHAVTGAGKTEMIYQVVAQVIDQGGAVCLASPRIDVCLELYRRLKIDFACDISLLHGESEAYFRSPLVIATTHQLLKFYRAFDLLIVDEVDAFPYVDNPMLYHAVHQAVKEQGTKIFLTATSTDELDKRVSKGELSRLSLPRRFHGNPLIVPQKVWLENFQKYLNQKKLVPKLEQFVKKQRKTGFPLLIFASEIKRGQEFAEVLQNNFPNEKVGFVASTTENRLDIVEKFRQKDITILVTTTILERGVTFPCVDVFVVEANHCLFSRSALVQIAGRVGRSMERPTGELIFFHDGTTMAIEKAIKEIREMNQEAGL is encoded by the coding sequence ATGATAGAATTACAAGATTGCTTAGGTCGTATGTTTACAAAAGCACAACTACCAGCAGAATTGCAATTATATGCGCAAACTTTACCAGCAATGAAAGAAGAAAAAGGGAAATTATGTTGCAATCGCTGTGGGCAAGCAGTTGATAAAGAAAGACACCAACTGCCAATAGGTGCTTACTACTGTAGATCCTGCTTGATCTTAGGAAGGGTCAGAAGTGATGAAGAACTCTATTATTTTCCACAGGAAGAGTTTCCTAAAGCGGATGTCTTAAAATGGCAAGGAACGTTAACAGAATTTCAAGCCAAGGTTTCTCAAAGACTTGTGGAGGCAGTTGCCAAGCGAAAAGATAGCTTGGTCCATGCAGTCACGGGAGCTGGAAAAACAGAAATGATCTATCAGGTGGTAGCACAAGTTATTGATCAAGGCGGGGCCGTCTGCTTGGCTAGCCCACGAATTGATGTCTGTTTAGAACTTTATCGTAGACTGAAAATAGATTTTGCTTGTGATATTTCACTCCTGCATGGCGAATCAGAAGCGTATTTTCGCAGTCCTCTCGTAATTGCCACAACGCATCAGCTTCTCAAATTTTACCGAGCATTTGATCTGCTCATCGTTGACGAAGTGGATGCCTTTCCTTATGTAGACAATCCAATGCTTTATCATGCGGTTCATCAAGCAGTCAAAGAACAAGGCACGAAAATTTTCTTGACAGCAACCTCCACAGATGAGCTGGACAAAAGAGTTAGCAAGGGAGAGTTGAGCCGCTTAAGTCTCCCTAGACGTTTTCATGGTAACCCTTTAATTGTTCCTCAAAAAGTTTGGTTGGAAAATTTTCAAAAATACTTGAATCAAAAAAAGCTAGTTCCTAAGTTGGAACAATTTGTTAAAAAGCAAAGAAAAACAGGTTTTCCTCTTCTCATTTTTGCTTCTGAGATTAAAAGAGGACAAGAATTTGCAGAGGTTCTCCAAAACAATTTCCCTAATGAAAAAGTTGGCTTTGTTGCTTCGACGACTGAAAATCGACTAGATATTGTAGAGAAATTTCGTCAAAAGGATATCACAATTTTAGTAACAACGACGATTCTAGAACGTGGTGTAACTTTTCCTTGTGTAGATGTTTTTGTGGTGGAGGCTAACCATTGTCTGTTTAGTCGCAGTGCTTTGGTACAAATTGCTGGTCGTGTTGGTCGTAGTATGGAGCGACCAACAGGCGAGTTAATCTTTTTTCATGATGGTACAACTATGGCGATAGAAAAAGCTATTAAAGAAATTCGGGAGATGAATCAGGAGGCTGGTTTATGA
- a CDS encoding ComF family protein, which translates to MNNCLLCESLLDEKLTFCDLLTLKKPKAKACDACFEKFQRISAQHCPKCYRDGIDEICIDCDVWTKKGKEVCHKSCFVYNEAMKNFFSQYKFQGDYALSSVFTEVLHQELKNYSDYTLVPIPVSVEKYQARGFNQVTAFLEGTKLQFKEILEKYDTIAQSSKMREERLQSQQCFKVKDKVTLPAKILLIDDIYTTGATLQLAKDILVEAGVKEILTFSLAR; encoded by the coding sequence ATGAATAACTGTCTGTTATGTGAAAGTCTACTTGATGAAAAGCTAACATTTTGTGATTTGCTGACTTTGAAGAAGCCCAAAGCAAAAGCTTGTGATGCTTGTTTTGAAAAATTCCAGCGTATTTCAGCGCAACATTGCCCTAAGTGCTATCGTGACGGAATAGATGAAATCTGCATAGACTGTGATGTGTGGACAAAGAAAGGAAAAGAAGTTTGCCATAAGAGTTGTTTTGTCTATAATGAAGCTATGAAAAACTTCTTTAGTCAATATAAATTTCAAGGAGATTATGCTCTTTCTTCTGTATTTACTGAAGTTTTGCATCAAGAATTAAAAAATTATAGCGATTATACGCTCGTGCCAATTCCTGTGAGTGTAGAAAAGTATCAAGCAAGAGGGTTTAATCAAGTAACAGCTTTTCTTGAGGGTACAAAGTTGCAATTTAAGGAAATTTTAGAAAAATATGATACAATTGCTCAATCAAGCAAGATGAGAGAGGAGCGATTGCAGAGCCAGCAGTGCTTTAAAGTAAAAGACAAGGTTACACTTCCAGCAAAAATTCTTTTGATAGATGATATTTATACCACAGGAGCAACCTTACAACTTGCCAAAGATATTTTAGTGGAAGCGGGTGTGAAAGAAATTTTGACATTTTCATTAGCAAGATAA
- the hpf gene encoding ribosome hibernation-promoting factor, HPF/YfiA family, with translation MIKYSIRGENLEVTEALRDYVVSKLEKIEKYFQADQELDARVNLKVYREKTAKVEVTIPLGSITLRAEDVSQDMYGSIDLVTDKIERQIRKNKTKIERKNRNKKSTSQLFTDAVIEEVEAAPAKVVRSKQIDLKPMDLEEALLQMDLLGHDFFIYTDVEDNTTNVLYRREDGDVGLLEVR, from the coding sequence ATGATTAAATATAGTATCCGTGGTGAAAATCTAGAAGTAACAGAAGCGCTTCGTGATTACGTAGTTTCTAAACTTGAAAAAATCGAGAAATATTTCCAAGCTGATCAAGAATTGGATGCTCGTGTAAACTTGAAAGTATATCGTGAAAAGACAGCTAAGGTTGAAGTAACCATCCCACTTGGCTCTATCACTCTTCGTGCAGAAGATGTTTCCCAAGATATGTATGGTTCTATTGATTTGGTGACAGATAAAATTGAACGTCAAATTCGTAAAAATAAAACAAAAATTGAACGTAAAAACCGTAATAAAAAATCAACTAGTCAGTTATTTACAGATGCTGTTATTGAAGAAGTAGAAGCTGCACCTGCAAAAGTGGTACGTTCAAAACAAATCGACTTAAAACCAATGGATTTAGAAGAAGCTCTTCTTCAAATGGATTTATTGGGACATGATTTCTTCATCTATACTGATGTAGAAGACAACACAACCAATGTTCTCTATCGTCGTGAAGATGGTGACGTTGGCTTGCTTGAAGTGAGATAA
- the rsmD gene encoding 16S rRNA (guanine(966)-N(2))-methyltransferase RsmD produces MRVVAGKYGGRPLKTLAGKTTRPTTDKVKGAIFNMIGPYFDGGRVLDLYAGSGSLAIEAISRGIASAVLVEKERRAQAIISQNIKMTKEEKRFELLKMESNRALELLAGQFDLVLLDPPYAKEQIAADIEKLAERELLSDDILVVCETDKSVDLPEEIAGLGIWKQKIYGISKVTVYVR; encoded by the coding sequence ATGAGAGTTGTGGCAGGGAAATATGGGGGACGTCCTCTCAAAACGTTAGCAGGTAAAACGACTAGACCAACGACCGATAAAGTTAAGGGAGCTATCTTTAATATGATTGGTCCTTATTTTGATGGAGGGCGGGTTCTAGATTTGTATGCTGGAAGTGGTAGTCTCGCTATTGAAGCTATTTCGCGAGGCATAGCATCGGCTGTTTTGGTTGAAAAAGAGCGCAGAGCGCAAGCGATTATCAGCCAAAATATCAAGATGACTAAAGAAGAAAAGCGGTTTGAACTTCTTAAAATGGAGTCTAATCGAGCACTTGAATTACTAGCAGGGCAGTTTGACTTAGTTTTGTTAGATCCTCCGTATGCAAAAGAGCAGATTGCTGCAGATATTGAAAAATTGGCTGAACGAGAGCTTTTGAGTGATGATATACTGGTTGTTTGTGAGACAGACAAGTCGGTGGATTTACCAGAAGAAATCGCAGGGTTAGGTATCTGGAAGCAAAAAATATATGGAATTTCAAAGGTGACGGTTTATGTCAGATAA
- the coaD gene encoding pantetheine-phosphate adenylyltransferase, with amino-acid sequence MSDKIGLFTGSFDPITKGHVDLIERASKLFDCLYVGIFYNLEKTSFFSIEAKEKMIAAALVHLDNVKIVISHDELAVEVARRLGVTTFVRGLRNSQDLDYEGKLNFFNHELAPELDTIFLISTPAYQHLSSSRIRELIAFEQDVSKYVPESVVKELKKQHGKITN; translated from the coding sequence ATGTCAGATAAAATTGGATTATTTACGGGTTCTTTTGACCCGATTACAAAGGGGCATGTTGACTTGATTGAGCGAGCTAGCAAGCTCTTTGATTGTCTTTATGTTGGTATTTTTTATAATCTTGAGAAAACGAGTTTTTTTAGTATTGAAGCGAAAGAAAAAATGATAGCAGCTGCTCTAGTTCATTTGGATAATGTTAAAATTGTTATTTCTCATGACGAATTAGCAGTAGAAGTGGCACGAAGATTAGGAGTGACAACTTTTGTACGGGGATTACGAAATAGCCAAGATTTGGATTATGAGGGAAAGCTCAACTTTTTCAATCATGAATTGGCACCTGAATTGGATACCATCTTTTTGATTAGCACCCCAGCTTATCAGCATCTCAGCTCATCAAGAATTCGTGAATTGATTGCTTTTGAGCAGGATGTTTCAAAGTATGTGCCCGAAAGTGTCGTAAAGGAGTTAAAGAAACAACATGGAAAAATCACGAACTAA
- a CDS encoding SepM family pheromone-processing serine protease yields MEKSRTKFKKWPIVAVVGLLLLFMSFIVPLPYYIEVPGGAADVRQVLRVDNKVDKEKGSYNFVTVGIQHATFAHLVYAWLTPFTDIYSAKDLTGGTSDKEYMRINQFYMETSQNLAKYQGLKKAGKDISLKYLGVYVLQVTKNSTFKGILNIADTVTGVNDKTFNSSKDLIDYVGSQKIGSKVKVNYVEDGQKKSAIGKIIKLENGKNGIGISLIDRTEVASNIPIEFSTAGIGGPSAGLMFSLAIYTQIADPTLRDGRNIAGTGSIDREGKVGDIGGIDKKVVSAAKNGAEIFFAPNNPVTKEVKKSNPKAKTNYETALAAAKKIKTKMKIVPVKTLQDAIDYLKSTKKS; encoded by the coding sequence ATGGAAAAATCACGAACTAAATTTAAAAAATGGCCGATAGTGGCTGTAGTAGGGCTGCTTCTACTGTTCATGTCTTTTATAGTTCCTCTGCCTTATTACATTGAGGTGCCAGGTGGTGCAGCAGATGTTCGGCAAGTATTACGTGTAGATAATAAAGTGGATAAGGAAAAAGGTTCTTATAACTTTGTCACTGTTGGGATTCAGCATGCAACCTTTGCTCATTTGGTTTATGCTTGGTTGACTCCTTTTACAGATATTTATTCGGCGAAAGATCTGACTGGCGGAACTTCTGATAAAGAATATATGCGAATCAATCAATTTTATATGGAAACATCACAAAACTTAGCCAAATATCAAGGTTTGAAAAAAGCGGGCAAGGATATTAGCTTGAAATATTTGGGTGTTTATGTGTTGCAAGTTACCAAGAATTCAACCTTTAAAGGGATTCTAAATATTGCAGATACTGTGACAGGCGTGAATGATAAGACTTTCAACAGTTCAAAAGATTTGATTGATTATGTAGGCTCACAGAAAATTGGCAGCAAGGTCAAGGTGAACTATGTAGAAGACGGTCAGAAAAAATCTGCTATAGGTAAAATTATCAAACTTGAAAATGGAAAAAATGGAATTGGTATTAGCTTAATTGACCGAACAGAAGTCGCAAGTAATATACCAATTGAATTTTCAACAGCGGGGATTGGTGGACCAAGTGCGGGCTTGATGTTTAGCTTGGCGATTTATACACAGATTGCAGACCCGACATTGAGAGATGGCAGAAATATTGCTGGGACAGGATCGATTGACCGTGAAGGAAAAGTTGGTGATATTGGTGGGATTGATAAAAAAGTTGTTTCAGCAGCTAAAAATGGCGCAGAAATTTTCTTTGCGCCAAATAATCCAGTCACCAAGGAAGTGAAAAAATCCAATCCTAAAGCGAAAACAAACTATGAGACAGCTTTGGCAGCTGCTAAAAAAATTAAAACTAAAATGAAAATTGTACCTGTCAAGACCTTGCAAGACGCAATTGATTACCTCAAAAGTACTAAAAAATCTTAA
- a CDS encoding YutD family protein yields the protein MRKEIAPELYNYNKFPGPEFRQIGTKVMAETIEFDLVDNYKEGFDVTAFNQRFSDILTKFDYIVGDWGNEQLRLRGFYKDDKANESEEKISRLEDYLLEYCNYGCAYFVLENLKPRRASFDKKSHHKKENEIKPRRSKQARSYKEQEQPKRENRQRSRRQKQRTKRQNEGKQQTNNQRHFVIRQK from the coding sequence ATGCGAAAAGAAATTGCACCTGAATTATATAATTACAATAAATTTCCTGGACCGGAATTTCGGCAAATAGGAACAAAAGTGATGGCTGAGACAATTGAATTTGATTTGGTGGACAACTACAAAGAAGGTTTTGATGTCACAGCTTTTAATCAGCGTTTTTCAGATATTTTAACAAAATTTGATTATATTGTTGGCGACTGGGGCAACGAGCAGTTGCGTTTGCGTGGATTTTATAAAGATGACAAGGCAAATGAAAGCGAGGAAAAAATCAGTCGCTTAGAAGATTATTTGTTAGAATACTGCAATTATGGCTGTGCTTATTTTGTCTTGGAAAATTTGAAACCGCGTCGTGCATCATTTGATAAAAAATCTCATCACAAAAAGGAAAATGAAATCAAACCACGCCGTTCTAAACAGGCTCGCTCCTATAAGGAGCAAGAGCAGCCGAAGCGTGAAAATCGTCAGCGTAGCAGACGCCAAAAACAGAGAACAAAAAGACAGAATGAGGGAAAGCAGCAGACAAACAATCAACGTCACTTTGTTATTCGTCAAAAATAG
- the rlmN gene encoding 23S rRNA (adenine(2503)-C(2))-methyltransferase RlmN produces the protein MKPSIYSLTRQDLIDWIESKGEKKFRATQIWEWLYRKRVQSFAEMTNISKDLLTKLDDEFVVNPLEQRIVQESADGTVKYLFELPDGMLIETVLMRQHYGLSVCVTTQVGCNIGCTFCASGLIKKQRDLNNGEIMSQIMLVQKYFDERGQGERVSHIVVMGIGEPFDNYDNVLKFVRTVNDDKGLAIGARHITVSTSGLAHKIRDFANEGVQVNLAVSLHAPNNELRSSIMKINRAFPIEKLFAAIEYYIETTNRRVTFEYIMLNEVNDGVEQALELAELLKNIKKLSYVNLIPYNPVSEHDQYSRSPKERVMAFYDTLKKNGINCVVRQEHGTDIDAACGQLRSNTMKQDKEKALTKHA, from the coding sequence ATGAAACCATCAATTTATAGTTTGACTCGTCAGGATTTGATAGATTGGATAGAAAGTAAGGGAGAAAAGAAATTTCGAGCCACTCAAATTTGGGAGTGGCTCTATCGCAAACGGGTTCAATCTTTCGCAGAAATGACTAATATTTCAAAGGATTTGTTAACAAAATTGGATGATGAATTTGTCGTTAATCCGCTGGAGCAAAGAATTGTACAAGAGTCTGCAGACGGGACAGTGAAGTATCTGTTTGAACTACCCGATGGTATGCTGATTGAAACTGTTTTGATGCGTCAACATTATGGGCTTTCAGTTTGTGTAACCACTCAGGTGGGCTGTAACATTGGCTGTACATTTTGTGCTAGTGGACTAATTAAAAAGCAGCGTGACTTGAATAACGGAGAGATTATGTCTCAGATTATGTTGGTACAAAAATATTTTGATGAGAGAGGACAAGGTGAGCGAGTTAGTCATATTGTGGTCATGGGGATTGGAGAGCCCTTTGATAACTATGACAATGTTCTCAAATTTGTGCGAACCGTCAATGATGACAAGGGACTGGCTATTGGGGCTCGTCACATTACGGTTTCAACCTCTGGATTAGCGCATAAAATTCGTGATTTTGCAAATGAAGGAGTGCAGGTTAATTTAGCTGTTTCTCTTCATGCACCCAATAATGAATTGCGCTCCAGCATTATGAAAATCAATCGTGCCTTTCCAATTGAGAAGTTATTTGCGGCAATTGAATATTATATTGAAACGACCAACCGCCGAGTGACCTTTGAATATATTATGTTAAATGAAGTCAATGACGGAGTAGAGCAGGCATTGGAATTAGCTGAATTGCTCAAAAACATCAAAAAGCTATCGTATGTCAATTTGATTCCTTACAATCCAGTTAGCGAACATGATCAATATAGTCGCAGTCCCAAAGAACGTGTAATGGCTTTCTACGATACTCTGAAAAAGAATGGCATTAACTGTGTTGTTCGTCAGGAGCATGGTACGGATATTGATGCAGCTTGCGGTCAATTGCGCTCAAACACCATGAAGCAAGACAAGGAGAAAGCTCTTACCAAGCATGCTTAA
- a CDS encoding VanZ family protein, with the protein MLKLNNLLKTDGELTVKGRTFLTWGSIFYILLLCLMCFLPQVPEKGMETPGIQQFGRIVVLLIPFNSFINLGQITSFFQLIKVFVQNIMNIFLLSPLIFQLLWLFPKMRSAKRVLFASFSMSLFIECTQILLDILIDANRVFEIDDLWTNTLGGYLAFLFYKFLVKQLSNKS; encoded by the coding sequence ATGCTTAAATTGAACAATCTATTGAAAACAGATGGTGAATTAACTGTTAAGGGACGTACTTTTCTTACTTGGGGAAGCATTTTCTACATTTTATTATTGTGTCTAATGTGTTTTCTCCCTCAAGTGCCAGAAAAGGGAATGGAGACGCCGGGGATTCAGCAGTTTGGTCGTATTGTAGTGCTTCTCATTCCTTTTAATTCTTTTATCAATCTTGGGCAAATTACTTCTTTCTTTCAATTAATTAAGGTTTTTGTACAAAATATAATGAATATTTTTCTGCTTAGCCCACTAATTTTTCAACTTCTCTGGCTTTTTCCTAAGATGAGGAGCGCTAAGCGTGTGCTATTTGCCAGTTTTTCAATGAGCTTGTTTATCGAATGCACCCAGATTTTACTAGATATTTTAATTGATGCCAATCGTGTTTTTGAAATAGATGACTTATGGACAAATACATTAGGCGGATATCTAGCTTTTCTATTTTATAAATTTTTGGTAAAGCAACTCTCAAATAAATCATAA
- a CDS encoding prepilin peptidase, which translates to MIHFYFFLVGSIVASFLGLVVDRFPEQSIITPASHCNVCGQKLAPRDLIPVLSQLINRLRCRFCNSKIPIRYILLELTGGCLFLATSLGYLNINRLVLLAMGMTLSLYDQREQEYPLLIWLIFHIFLLFLTSFNLLMVAFLALGILAHFVDLRIGAGDFLFLASCSTIFHLTEVLLIIQIASIIGLLLFGLKSKKDRLAFVPCLFCGSSILIMIQFIVLHQNAL; encoded by the coding sequence ATGATTCATTTTTATTTTTTCTTGGTTGGAAGTATTGTAGCTTCCTTTTTAGGACTGGTCGTTGATCGCTTTCCTGAACAGTCTATTATCACACCTGCTAGTCATTGCAACGTTTGTGGACAGAAATTAGCACCTCGTGATTTAATTCCTGTTCTTTCACAGCTTATCAATCGGCTGCGTTGCCGTTTTTGCAACTCAAAAATTCCCATCCGTTACATCCTTCTAGAACTAACTGGTGGCTGTCTCTTTCTTGCAACATCTTTAGGTTATCTAAACATCAACCGGCTCGTTTTGCTTGCAATGGGAATGACCTTATCCCTTTATGATCAAAGAGAACAAGAATATCCTCTCCTCATCTGGTTAATCTTTCATATTTTTCTCCTTTTTTTGACAAGCTTCAATCTTTTAATGGTTGCTTTTTTAGCACTTGGGATTTTGGCTCACTTCGTTGATTTACGTATCGGTGCAGGAGACTTTCTTTTTCTGGCATCTTGCTCAACTATTTTTCATCTGACTGAAGTTCTTCTCATTATTCAAATTGCTAGTATCATTGGTCTGCTCCTTTTTGGTTTAAAATCAAAAAAAGACAGGTTAGCCTTTGTTCCCTGTCTTTTCTGTGGTAGCAGCATCCTGATAATGATACAATTTATCGTTCTTCACCAAAATGCCTTATGA
- a CDS encoding Dps family protein, translating into MIKVNNEAVKDVATFSSVGSLNKSLPKTKVVLNQAVADLYTARIALHQVHWYMRGAGFMVWHPKMDEYMESLDTTLDEVSERLITLGGTPYSTLSEFIQHSNIEEKEGKFSKSVEESLERVIEIFRYLVGLYQKALDVTDEEGDDVTNDIFVGAKADLEKNIWMLTAEIGQTPGV; encoded by the coding sequence ATGATTAAAGTAAACAACGAAGCAGTCAAGGATGTTGCAACTTTCTCAAGTGTTGGATCTTTGAATAAGTCTCTTCCCAAAACAAAAGTGGTATTGAACCAAGCGGTAGCAGATTTATACACTGCTCGTATTGCCCTTCACCAAGTACATTGGTACATGCGTGGAGCTGGTTTCATGGTTTGGCATCCTAAGATGGATGAATATATGGAATCCTTGGATACAACTTTGGATGAAGTGAGTGAACGTTTGATTACTCTGGGCGGAACTCCATATTCAACTTTGAGTGAATTCATCCAACACAGCAATATTGAAGAAAAAGAAGGAAAATTTAGCAAGAGTGTCGAAGAAAGTTTGGAACGTGTCATCGAAATCTTCCGTTACTTGGTGGGTCTTTACCAAAAAGCTCTGGACGTAACAGATGAAGAAGGAGATGATGTAACGAACGATATTTTTGTCGGTGCTAAAGCTGATCTTGAAAAGAATATCTGGATGTTAACGGCTGAAATTGGACAAACTCCAGGAGTGTAA
- a CDS encoding YqgQ family protein gives MKTLYDVQQYLKSFGIIIYMGKRLYDIEMMKIELERIYDAGLIEKLDYLEAESILRREHRLELQYLKKNEEKTC, from the coding sequence ATGAAAACACTTTATGATGTACAGCAATACCTCAAAAGTTTTGGCATTATTATCTATATGGGGAAGCGCTTGTATGATATTGAAATGATGAAAATTGAGCTAGAGAGGATTTACGATGCAGGCTTGATAGAAAAACTAGATTATCTAGAAGCTGAAAGCATCTTACGAAGAGAGCATCGATTAGAATTACAATATTTGAAAAAGAATGAGGAGAAAACATGTTAA